A genome region from Geobacter pickeringii includes the following:
- a CDS encoding DUF4242 domain-containing protein: MPKYVIERDLPGAGNLSPQDLNAVSRKSCSVLSGLGPQIQWIQSYVTDDKIYCIYIAPNREMVLEHAKQGGFPANSVAEVRTVIDPTTAE, translated from the coding sequence ATGCCAAAGTATGTCATTGAGCGCGACCTGCCGGGAGCAGGCAACCTGTCCCCCCAGGATCTGAACGCCGTGTCCCGGAAGTCATGCAGCGTGCTGTCTGGTCTTGGTCCCCAGATCCAGTGGATCCAGAGCTATGTGACCGACGACAAGATCTACTGCATCTACATCGCGCCCAACAGGGAAATGGTTCTTGAGCATGCGAAGCAGGGCGGATTTCCGGCCAACAGCGTAGCGGAAGTGAGAACCGTTATCGATCCGACCACTGCCGAATAG
- a CDS encoding iron-containing alcohol dehydrogenase family protein, with the protein MPHFRDVKRTLSLEPREYPIKMQHAYPSVNIGIGAHTMVGNDAKALGMTNALIVTTGLKGTGIIEAIQGVLKHAGVASEVFDKATPNPKDYEVMEGAKVLASGKFDGMITIGGGSTTDCGKAIKLVYSHDGQDVRSFEGAFKCTKKNKIPHLAINTTSGTGSEVSCFSIINHTEKMYKMALFDPNCTPSKSVNDPLLHQCMSSNLAAYTGMDALTHAVEAIASRLCVQSAYGPGLWAITEIFDNLRQSASNRNNIKAIEQMVWAEMAAAYSFNSAGLGIVHSMAHAMGGLYDSPHGLCNAIALVDVCRLNLPACPERFAMMARAAGIDTRSISDMKAGELFIDMIQELKDDLGITTKFGDLGLQEKDLDGLSKFAAADICSEGNPIDIGFDNMRAVFKGCM; encoded by the coding sequence ATGCCACATTTCAGAGATGTAAAGCGGACCCTCAGCCTCGAACCACGCGAATACCCGATCAAGATGCAGCACGCCTACCCCTCCGTGAACATCGGCATTGGCGCCCACACCATGGTCGGCAACGACGCCAAGGCCCTGGGCATGACCAATGCACTTATCGTCACAACGGGGCTCAAGGGGACCGGCATCATCGAGGCGATCCAGGGGGTCCTGAAGCACGCAGGCGTTGCCTCCGAAGTCTTTGACAAGGCGACCCCGAACCCGAAGGACTACGAGGTCATGGAAGGTGCCAAGGTTCTCGCCTCCGGCAAGTTCGACGGCATGATCACCATCGGCGGCGGCTCCACCACCGACTGCGGCAAGGCCATCAAGCTGGTCTACAGCCACGACGGTCAGGATGTCCGCAGCTTTGAAGGGGCCTTCAAGTGCACCAAGAAGAACAAGATTCCGCACCTTGCCATCAACACCACCTCCGGCACCGGCTCCGAGGTCTCCTGCTTCTCCATCATCAACCACACCGAGAAGATGTACAAGATGGCCCTCTTTGATCCCAACTGCACCCCGAGCAAGTCGGTCAACGACCCGCTCCTCCATCAGTGCATGTCGTCGAATCTGGCGGCTTACACCGGCATGGACGCCCTGACCCACGCCGTCGAGGCCATCGCCTCCCGGCTCTGCGTGCAGTCCGCCTACGGTCCCGGTCTCTGGGCCATCACCGAGATTTTCGACAACCTGCGCCAGTCGGCATCCAACCGGAACAACATCAAGGCCATCGAGCAGATGGTCTGGGCCGAAATGGCCGCAGCCTACAGCTTCAACAGCGCCGGACTCGGCATTGTTCACTCCATGGCCCACGCCATGGGCGGTCTCTACGACTCCCCCCACGGCCTCTGCAACGCCATCGCCCTGGTGGACGTCTGCCGGCTTAACCTCCCGGCCTGCCCCGAGCGCTTCGCCATGATGGCCCGGGCCGCCGGCATCGACACCCGCAGCATCTCCGACATGAAGGCTGGCGAGCTGTTCATCGACATGATCCAGGAACTGAAGGACGACCTAGGCATCACCACCAAGTTCGGCGACCTGGGACTCCAGGAGAAGGACCTCGACGGCCTCTCCAAGTTCGCCGCCGCCGACATCTGCTCCGAAGGAAACCCGATTGACATCGGCTTCGACAATATGCGCGCCGTGTTCAAGGGTTGCATGTAA
- a CDS encoding TetR/AcrR family transcriptional regulator translates to MSKSDQRSQLIAAATPLFAVKGLSGVNVREIGRAAGVNPSLISYHFGGKEGLYAAVIREQFAGLGRIAEIADSDLAVEEKFASYLLECGICFHRGGADRFVPTTASANPDVPECPHCLNNDADTFARVARKVEDAA, encoded by the coding sequence ATGTCGAAGTCCGATCAGCGTTCACAACTGATTGCCGCCGCCACGCCGCTCTTTGCCGTCAAGGGACTGAGCGGCGTCAACGTGCGCGAAATCGGCCGGGCCGCCGGGGTCAATCCCTCCCTGATTTCCTACCATTTCGGCGGCAAGGAGGGGCTGTACGCGGCGGTCATCCGGGAACAGTTCGCCGGTCTGGGCCGGATAGCCGAAATTGCCGACAGTGACCTTGCCGTTGAGGAAAAATTTGCATCCTATCTGCTCGAATGCGGCATCTGCTTCCATAGGGGAGGCGCCGACCGGTTCGTGCCGACAACCGCCAGCGCCAACCCCGATGTCCCTGAATGCCCCCACTGCCTCAACAACGATGCCGACACCTTCGCCAGAGTGGCGAGGAAGGTGGAGGATGCCGCATGA
- a CDS encoding iron-containing alcohol dehydrogenase yields MDQSKTTLHHCKFEVPEIIFGRGLLNQIGSCARRLGGHKVFLVSDQGLFSAGWVDRALKSIMEAGLEVIYFDHITPNPKDVEVEEGALEYIRQGCDVIVGLGGGSAMDAAKGIAILVSNGGRIRDYVGSDRIIRPLPPLVLCPTTCGTGSDVSQFAIINDTERRCKLTIMSRCVAPDISLTDPDTLETLPDEYVCTTATDALSHAMEAFFSVASTSLTDVHAIKALRLVSASLVNAVRERTPGDLENLARASLHAGMAFSNSLLGIVHALAHPIGGLYDANHGSINAVLLPEVIKYDIPVVTEKLPELAWGLGHRTEVGGSEASEVVQEVLDTMLDAAGAPRSLKSLGVKRQDLPDLARRALDDVCIVTSPRQADERDLLSILEKAY; encoded by the coding sequence ATGGATCAGAGCAAAACCACGCTTCACCACTGCAAGTTCGAGGTTCCCGAGATCATCTTCGGAAGGGGGCTGCTGAACCAGATCGGGTCCTGCGCGCGACGCCTGGGGGGACACAAGGTCTTTCTGGTAAGCGATCAGGGGCTCTTCTCCGCCGGGTGGGTGGACCGGGCACTCAAAAGCATCATGGAGGCGGGTCTTGAGGTTATATACTTCGATCACATCACGCCGAACCCCAAGGATGTTGAGGTGGAAGAAGGCGCACTGGAGTATATCCGCCAGGGGTGCGATGTAATCGTCGGGCTCGGGGGCGGAAGCGCCATGGACGCCGCCAAGGGGATCGCCATCCTCGTTTCCAATGGTGGCCGCATCAGGGACTATGTGGGATCGGACCGGATCATCCGCCCCCTTCCCCCGCTGGTCCTCTGCCCCACCACCTGCGGGACCGGCTCCGATGTCTCCCAGTTCGCCATCATCAACGACACCGAGCGGCGCTGCAAGCTGACCATCATGAGCCGCTGCGTCGCTCCCGACATCAGCCTCACCGACCCCGACACCCTGGAAACCCTTCCCGACGAATACGTCTGCACCACGGCCACCGACGCGTTGAGCCACGCCATGGAGGCGTTCTTCTCGGTGGCCTCCACCTCACTGACCGACGTGCATGCCATCAAGGCCCTGCGATTGGTCTCCGCCAGCCTGGTAAATGCCGTCAGAGAACGGACACCGGGCGACCTGGAAAACCTGGCCCGGGCCAGCCTCCACGCCGGCATGGCCTTCTCCAATTCTCTTCTGGGGATAGTCCACGCTCTGGCGCATCCCATCGGCGGGCTCTACGACGCCAACCATGGCAGCATCAACGCCGTGCTCCTGCCGGAGGTGATCAAGTATGACATTCCCGTCGTGACCGAGAAGCTTCCCGAGCTGGCCTGGGGGCTGGGGCATCGGACCGAGGTGGGCGGCAGCGAGGCGTCCGAGGTGGTTCAGGAAGTATTGGATACGATGCTGGACGCCGCCGGAGCACCCCGCAGCCTGAAGAGCCTCGGGGTCAAACGGCAGGATCTCCCCGACCTTGCCCGTCGCGCCCTCGACGACGTCTGCATAGTCACCTCGCCACGCCAGGCCGACGAGCGGGATCTCCTCTCCATACTCGAGAAGGCCTACTGA
- a CDS encoding TetR/AcrR family transcriptional regulator produces MTERDVTKGDADCRETLITVATPLFAEKGFNGVSVREIAGYASVNISMISYYFGGKEGLYAAVLNKQFAVLKRVAEINTMESDPLKKFELYVRATVARYRKSPYLLRFYTSELTNPTPCFATIVKPAIQGVVKILQETFADGLSHHQFREGLDPTDTALALAGMINFYFLIEPATGELVDHSPERDEELIQHIMDIFSKGVLK; encoded by the coding sequence ATGACCGAACGTGATGTGACAAAGGGTGATGCCGATTGCCGCGAAACCCTCATTACCGTTGCCACCCCGCTTTTCGCCGAGAAGGGGTTCAACGGTGTCAGCGTCCGGGAGATCGCCGGCTATGCCAGCGTCAATATCTCCATGATTTCTTACTATTTCGGCGGCAAGGAAGGGCTCTACGCTGCCGTTCTCAATAAGCAGTTCGCCGTCCTCAAACGCGTCGCGGAGATCAATACCATGGAGTCCGATCCCCTGAAGAAATTCGAGCTGTACGTCAGGGCCACCGTTGCCCGGTACCGCAAGAGCCCCTATCTGCTCAGGTTCTACACGAGCGAGCTCACTAATCCGACCCCCTGCTTCGCCACTATCGTCAAGCCAGCCATCCAGGGGGTTGTGAAGATCCTTCAGGAGACCTTTGCCGACGGCCTGTCCCACCACCAGTTCCGGGAGGGGCTCGATCCGACGGACACGGCGCTGGCCCTGGCCGGCATGATCAATTTCTATTTCCTGATCGAACCGGCTACGGGGGAACTGGTGGACCATTCTCCCGAGCGCGACGAGGAACTTATCCAACACATCATGGATATTTTCTCGAAGGGAGTGTTGAAGTAA
- a CDS encoding putative quinol monooxygenase has translation MADAKVTVIARARAKAGLEEQLRQEITALIAPTRAEPGCINYDLHQSASDPALFMLHENWVSMHALEEHLAMPYLEAFKAKAPDLLAEPLDLSFWTMI, from the coding sequence ATGGCAGATGCAAAAGTGACAGTGATTGCCCGGGCCCGGGCCAAGGCCGGCCTGGAGGAGCAACTGCGGCAGGAGATCACGGCCCTCATCGCACCGACCCGGGCGGAGCCCGGCTGCATCAACTACGACCTCCACCAGTCCGCGTCCGATCCGGCTCTCTTCATGCTCCACGAGAACTGGGTCAGCATGCACGCCCTCGAAGAGCATCTGGCCATGCCGTACCTGGAGGCATTCAAGGCGAAGGCTCCGGATCTGCTGGCCGAACCCCTTGATTTATCTTTCTGGACGATGATCTGA
- a CDS encoding porin family protein has translation MRKTGMIAAMLVGGLTAGTAHAGFVVGGENGWQFTTDGFINVFATYESIDKKPAGVTGGQLNGDLPTDQSSQQFRVRTGLLPVGIGLNIKSPTIKEVDYTVRLGLYPQIQNKGGSRTDLSPNIDFREIYFTADGKFGQILAGRAINLYQSKNILTDMSLFGVGVVGPVTSGPTMGHIGYGYLYPNFGAQFRYTTPDLKGVKVAFSVNDTNDIGAAQKRNVPRLEADVSYATTFNGGKMQAWLEGLYQTAGFYDSSAVRPGGHATSVGGAGGVQVFLGNLELLTSGYGGRALGMLGMQGADATDGVGKERYNWGFLTQATYQLTPEWKLGVNYGQSRAEQTDADRADVSSHIKMQHAAVGAVTYNVNKNWQIMAEYTWAQDKWFNGSHQNGNMVALGTFFYW, from the coding sequence ATGCGAAAAACCGGAATGATTGCGGCAATGCTGGTGGGTGGACTGACGGCGGGGACTGCGCATGCAGGCTTCGTGGTTGGCGGTGAAAATGGTTGGCAATTCACCACTGACGGCTTCATCAACGTATTTGCCACCTACGAGTCGATCGACAAGAAGCCCGCAGGGGTCACGGGGGGGCAGCTCAACGGCGATCTCCCCACAGACCAGTCTTCCCAGCAGTTCAGGGTGAGAACCGGGCTTCTGCCGGTGGGGATCGGGCTCAACATCAAGTCGCCCACCATCAAGGAAGTTGATTATACCGTGCGACTCGGCCTCTATCCCCAGATCCAGAACAAGGGGGGGAGCCGTACCGACCTTTCCCCGAATATCGATTTCCGGGAGATCTACTTCACTGCCGACGGCAAGTTCGGTCAGATTCTGGCCGGTCGGGCCATTAACCTCTACCAGTCGAAGAACATCCTGACCGACATGTCTCTCTTCGGCGTCGGCGTGGTGGGGCCGGTCACCTCCGGACCGACCATGGGGCACATCGGCTACGGCTATCTCTATCCCAACTTCGGTGCCCAGTTCCGCTACACCACTCCGGACCTGAAGGGGGTCAAGGTTGCCTTCAGCGTCAACGACACCAATGATATCGGTGCCGCGCAGAAGAGAAACGTCCCCCGTCTGGAAGCCGATGTTTCCTATGCCACCACCTTCAACGGGGGCAAGATGCAGGCCTGGCTGGAAGGCCTCTACCAGACGGCAGGATTCTACGACAGCAGTGCCGTCCGTCCCGGCGGCCATGCCACCTCGGTTGGCGGTGCCGGTGGTGTTCAGGTCTTCCTGGGGAACCTCGAACTCCTGACCTCGGGCTACGGTGGACGGGCACTGGGAATGCTCGGCATGCAGGGTGCCGATGCCACCGATGGCGTCGGCAAGGAGCGGTATAACTGGGGTTTCTTGACTCAGGCGACCTACCAGCTGACCCCCGAGTGGAAGCTCGGTGTCAACTACGGCCAGTCACGGGCGGAACAAACCGATGCGGACCGGGCGGATGTGAGCTCCCATATCAAAATGCAGCATGCCGCGGTGGGCGCAGTAACCTACAACGTCAACAAGAACTGGCAGATCATGGCGGAGTATACCTGGGCCCAGGACAAGTGGTTCAACGGTTCGCACCAGAATGGCAACATGGTGGCGCTCGGCACCTTTTTCTACTGGTAA
- a CDS encoding sigma-54-dependent transcriptional regulator produces MSAIGTRKETKILIVEDEHPLRELLETELQRSGYKVDSAANGEEGFEKYRQEIFNVVLLDVRMPGMDGVETLKLMRSESTVPEVIVFTGHGTIETAVECIRNGAYDYLTKPVKLDELEMVIDKAYEKNRLRIENISLKMEISKLDEHRIVGKSQAIVKVLETVKRWGPTDENVLIWGESGTGKELIARAVHDASRRVSKPFITVNCGRLNANTAESELFGHMQGAFTGATKGRAGLFELADTGTLFMDEVSEMPLDVQVKLLRILETGTFRRLGGNHDISVNVRYVFASNKKLDECAARGEFREDLYHRINLLPVNLPPLRERTDDIVPLAYYFLKSVNEGGCANWEISEEAMAALCAYSWPGNVRELRNTIRRASILATEPVISSDLLPFSPPRIAPPPIPKGAADAPQLPLWVVERDHIQRVLEKFDGNKSKAAKILEIDRKTLYTKLERYGLPT; encoded by the coding sequence ATGTCAGCGATAGGAACACGCAAAGAGACGAAAATTCTCATTGTCGAGGACGAGCACCCCCTCAGGGAGCTCCTTGAAACGGAGCTGCAGCGGAGCGGCTACAAGGTCGATTCGGCTGCCAACGGCGAAGAGGGGTTCGAAAAATACCGGCAGGAAATCTTCAACGTGGTGCTGCTCGATGTCCGGATGCCCGGCATGGACGGGGTCGAGACCCTCAAGCTGATGCGGAGCGAGTCCACGGTCCCCGAGGTGATCGTCTTCACCGGCCACGGCACCATCGAGACGGCGGTGGAATGCATCCGCAACGGCGCCTACGACTACCTCACCAAACCGGTGAAGCTCGACGAACTGGAAATGGTGATCGACAAGGCCTACGAAAAGAACCGACTCCGGATCGAGAACATCAGCCTGAAGATGGAGATCAGCAAGCTGGACGAGCACCGGATCGTCGGCAAGAGTCAGGCGATCGTGAAGGTGCTCGAAACCGTGAAGCGCTGGGGCCCCACCGACGAGAACGTCCTCATCTGGGGCGAGAGCGGCACCGGGAAGGAACTGATCGCCCGGGCCGTCCACGATGCTAGCCGCCGGGTCAGCAAGCCGTTCATAACCGTCAACTGCGGCCGCCTCAACGCCAACACGGCGGAGAGCGAGCTTTTCGGCCACATGCAGGGGGCCTTCACCGGCGCCACCAAGGGGCGGGCCGGCCTCTTCGAGCTGGCAGACACCGGCACCCTCTTCATGGACGAGGTCTCGGAGATGCCCCTGGACGTGCAGGTGAAGCTCCTCCGCATCCTGGAAACCGGCACCTTCCGCCGGCTCGGGGGGAATCACGACATCAGCGTCAACGTCCGCTACGTCTTCGCCTCCAACAAGAAGCTGGACGAGTGCGCGGCCCGGGGTGAGTTCCGGGAGGACCTCTACCACCGGATCAACCTCCTCCCGGTCAATCTCCCGCCGCTGCGGGAGCGGACCGACGACATCGTCCCCCTCGCCTACTACTTTCTCAAATCGGTCAACGAAGGGGGCTGCGCGAACTGGGAGATATCCGAGGAAGCCATGGCTGCCCTCTGCGCCTACTCCTGGCCCGGCAACGTGAGGGAGCTGAGGAATACCATCCGTCGCGCCAGCATCCTGGCCACCGAACCGGTCATCTCCTCCGACCTTCTGCCGTTTTCGCCCCCCCGGATAGCCCCGCCCCCCATCCCGAAGGGCGCAGCCGACGCGCCGCAGCTCCCCCTTTGGGTCGTGGAGCGGGATCACATCCAGCGGGTCCTCGAAAAGTTCGACGGCAATAAGAGCAAGGCGGCAAAAATCCTGGAAATCGACCGCAAGACTCTCTACACAAAACTGGAACGCTACGGCCTCCCCACCTGA
- a CDS encoding sigma-54-dependent Fis family transcriptional regulator yields MSWAASSRMANPIETRSRFLAGETLPDGLLPDVIGRSWQRCVDRRVNVGRQAREIPVVSPGALGGFRERSRRLILHAEPVMEQLYEQISGTSSVVVLTDATGVVLHSVGDPDFVDKAQRVTLQAGGIWTEEASGTNAIGTALVEQAPVSVHSAEHFIDINHFLTCSAAPIFDPQGKMLGVLDVSSDSASYQLHTMALVRMSAQMIENQFFAHECTDQILIHFHLRPEFIGTLYEAIAVFSLDGRFVAANRSALVQLGLNRYDAEKRTISSIFDLSLAGLFEQARSLPQPVIRLRLQNGMEVFARVKFGTRASPVIHPPIREPNAAARVSAPEPAIASMAALDLGDPAVGAAIRKAGKIIGHDIPLMIEGESGSGKEMFARAFHADGPREKGPFVALNCAAIPEGLIESELFGYREGAFTGARRSGSVGKIQQADGGTLFLDEIGDMPLTLQARLLRVLQDRTVTPLGGTKSQPVDIKIVCATNRRLRDEVAAGRFREDLYYRLNGLLLSLPPLRSRTDRIGLAVSILATLSPGDERISLSSEVLDLFYRHAWPGNIRQMTNVIRTALALRDGENEIRVEHLPEDFLEQAGERTEASPPPAGREWDDISGRLEDVEAAAIREALRECNGNVSAAARKLGVSRSTLYRKAKGTPLPLT; encoded by the coding sequence ATGTCCTGGGCAGCATCCAGCCGGATGGCAAACCCGATCGAAACCAGATCACGTTTTCTTGCGGGAGAAACGCTTCCCGACGGACTCCTCCCCGATGTCATCGGCCGTTCGTGGCAGCGGTGCGTCGACCGGAGGGTCAACGTCGGGAGGCAGGCCCGGGAGATTCCGGTGGTTTCCCCCGGGGCGCTGGGTGGGTTTCGCGAACGGAGCCGACGGCTGATCCTCCACGCGGAGCCGGTTATGGAGCAGCTCTACGAGCAGATATCCGGAACGTCCAGCGTGGTGGTCCTTACCGATGCAACCGGGGTGGTGCTCCATTCGGTGGGTGATCCGGACTTCGTGGACAAGGCCCAGCGGGTGACGCTCCAGGCGGGGGGGATCTGGACCGAAGAGGCGAGCGGCACCAACGCCATCGGCACCGCCCTTGTGGAGCAGGCCCCGGTCTCCGTCCACAGCGCCGAGCATTTCATCGACATCAACCATTTCCTCACCTGCTCGGCGGCCCCCATCTTCGACCCCCAGGGGAAGATGCTCGGCGTGCTCGACGTCTCCAGCGATTCGGCCTCCTACCAGCTGCACACCATGGCGCTGGTGCGGATGTCGGCCCAGATGATCGAAAACCAGTTTTTCGCCCACGAGTGCACCGACCAGATCCTGATCCATTTCCACCTGCGGCCCGAATTCATCGGCACCCTCTACGAGGCAATCGCGGTCTTCTCCCTGGACGGCCGCTTCGTTGCCGCCAACCGCTCGGCCCTGGTGCAGCTGGGACTCAACCGCTACGACGCGGAGAAACGGACCATCAGCAGTATCTTCGACCTCTCCCTTGCGGGACTGTTCGAGCAGGCCCGCTCCCTCCCCCAGCCGGTCATCAGGCTTCGACTCCAAAACGGCATGGAGGTCTTTGCCCGGGTGAAATTCGGCACCAGGGCTTCGCCCGTCATCCATCCGCCGATCCGCGAGCCCAATGCCGCCGCCCGTGTGTCAGCCCCGGAGCCCGCGATCGCCTCCATGGCCGCCCTCGACCTGGGGGACCCGGCCGTGGGTGCGGCCATCCGCAAGGCAGGCAAGATCATCGGCCACGACATCCCGCTCATGATTGAAGGGGAGTCCGGCAGCGGCAAGGAGATGTTCGCCCGCGCCTTCCACGCCGACGGTCCGCGGGAAAAGGGGCCGTTCGTGGCCCTCAACTGCGCCGCCATACCCGAAGGGCTCATCGAGTCGGAGCTCTTCGGCTACCGTGAGGGGGCCTTTACCGGCGCCCGCCGCTCGGGGAGTGTCGGCAAGATCCAGCAGGCCGACGGCGGCACCCTTTTCCTCGACGAGATCGGCGACATGCCCCTCACCCTCCAGGCGAGGCTGCTCAGAGTTCTGCAGGACCGGACCGTCACACCGCTCGGCGGGACCAAGTCCCAGCCGGTCGACATCAAGATCGTCTGTGCCACCAACCGCAGGCTCCGTGACGAAGTGGCCGCCGGCCGTTTCCGGGAGGATCTCTACTACCGGCTCAACGGGCTTCTCCTCTCCCTCCCGCCGCTGCGCAGCCGCACGGACCGGATCGGCCTGGCGGTCAGCATCCTGGCAACCCTTTCGCCGGGTGATGAGCGAATCTCCCTCTCTTCGGAAGTGCTCGACCTCTTCTACCGGCATGCCTGGCCGGGGAACATCCGGCAGATGACGAACGTCATCCGCACGGCCCTGGCGTTGCGGGACGGGGAGAACGAAATACGGGTCGAACATCTGCCGGAGGATTTTCTTGAGCAGGCCGGTGAGCGGACGGAAGCATCGCCCCCACCGGCGGGACGGGAATGGGACGACATCTCGGGACGCCTTGAAGATGTGGAGGCGGCCGCCATCAGGGAGGCACTCCGGGAGTGCAACGGCAACGTCTCTGCCGCGGCCCGGAAACTGGGGGTTTCCCGTTCGACCCTCTACCGGAAGGCGAAGGGTACCCCCTTGCCGCTCACTTGA
- a CDS encoding two-component system sensor histidine kinase NtrB, whose amino-acid sequence MAEVKRTRIDESNLERLLGLDSSKIGFYAEVKQKIQELETANLGLKSKSSELQAVFDAISDGVVVYDHHGNVQHRNHICPRLFPAQTLVGRSCRALFHPDTDHSPGQCPVEQALAGESTQISFTTTHVGKETRYFDVTATPIDDHNGRTRALVFLRDVTEKRLSELQLMQAEKMSSIGMLAAGVAHEINNPLNSVAGYAEALLRRLRDTPELTEDPRLADFRKYLEVIIRESYRCKGIIDSLLSFSRKSDGSVGDVDVNLLLREVLQLVIHKSRFDRIEIQESLDEGLPLIKGDAAGLRQVFLNLAMNALQSIEGAGQVEIITHCNGESVSATISDTGCGIPPAMLDQIWDPFFTTKDVGKGLGLGLAVSYNIIKKHGGEIRVESTEGKGSKFTVRLPICQR is encoded by the coding sequence ATGGCAGAGGTGAAGCGCACCAGGATCGACGAATCGAACCTCGAACGGCTCTTGGGGCTGGACAGCTCCAAGATCGGCTTCTATGCCGAGGTGAAGCAGAAGATTCAGGAGCTGGAAACCGCCAACCTGGGGCTCAAGAGCAAGAGCAGCGAGCTCCAGGCGGTCTTTGACGCCATCAGCGACGGCGTCGTCGTGTACGACCATCACGGCAATGTCCAGCACCGCAATCATATCTGCCCGCGCCTCTTTCCCGCCCAGACCCTGGTCGGCAGGTCGTGCCGGGCGCTGTTCCATCCCGACACCGACCATTCGCCCGGCCAGTGCCCGGTGGAACAGGCCCTTGCCGGCGAAAGCACGCAGATATCGTTCACCACCACGCACGTGGGAAAGGAGACACGGTACTTCGATGTCACGGCGACCCCCATTGACGACCACAACGGCAGAACCCGTGCCCTCGTTTTTCTCAGGGACGTCACGGAGAAACGCCTCAGCGAGCTCCAACTCATGCAGGCCGAGAAGATGTCGAGCATCGGTATGCTGGCGGCGGGGGTGGCCCACGAGATCAACAATCCCCTGAATTCAGTGGCGGGCTATGCCGAGGCCCTGCTGCGCCGCCTCCGGGATACCCCGGAGCTGACGGAAGACCCGCGGCTTGCCGACTTCAGGAAGTATCTGGAGGTCATCATCCGCGAGTCATACCGCTGTAAGGGGATCATCGACAGCCTTCTCTCCTTCAGCAGAAAATCCGACGGCTCCGTGGGCGACGTGGACGTGAACCTGCTGCTCCGCGAGGTTCTCCAGTTGGTCATACATAAGTCCCGGTTCGACAGGATCGAGATCCAGGAATCCCTCGATGAGGGGCTTCCCCTCATCAAGGGAGATGCCGCGGGGCTTCGGCAGGTGTTCCTGAATCTGGCCATGAATGCGCTCCAGTCCATAGAAGGGGCCGGTCAGGTGGAGATCATCACCCATTGCAACGGCGAATCGGTATCAGCCACCATCAGCGATACCGGCTGCGGCATTCCACCTGCCATGCTGGACCAGATCTGGGATCCGTTCTTCACTACCAAGGATGTGGGAAAGGGGCTCGGCCTCGGTCTCGCGGTCAGCTACAACATCATCAAGAAGCATGGCGGTGAAATCCGCGTTGAGAGCACTGAGGGAAAAGGATCGAAATTTACGGTGAGGCTTCCGATATGTCAGCGATAG